DNA from Brucella melitensis bv. 1 str. 16M:
GCCGTTCCGGCCCGCCTTCCGCGCCATCGGCAGCGACAAGCTTCAACTTGAATCCGACCTGCGCCGGGCACTGGAGCGCGACGAAATCAGCCTTGTTTACCAGCCCATTGTGAAGCTGGAGGAAGGCACGGTTGCGGGCTTTGAGGCATTGATGCGTTGGGAACACCCGCGGCGCGGCGCTATTTCGCCGTCCGAATTCATTCCAATTGCGGAAAATTCCGGCCTTATCGTACAGCTCGGCCTTTTTGCCATGCAGCGGGCGGCGGAAGACCTTTTTGCCTGGCAGGAGCAATTCCCCAAACTCGACCTCTTCGTTTCGGTCAATCTCTCCTCCACGCAACTCATCCGGCAAGACCTCATCAACGATGTCCGTTCGGTGCTGTCGCGCATTCATCTCAATCCGGGCAGCCTGAAGCTGGAACTCACAGAATCCGTTCTCATGGAAAACCCGGAACAGTCCGCCTATGTGCTTGCCCGCCTCAAGGCCATGGGCATCGGCCTGTCGCTGGATGATTTCGGCACCGGTTATTCGTCGCTTGCCTATCTCACGCGCTTTCCGTTCGACATCATCAAGATCGACCGCTCCTTCGTGAAGGGCGACCAGCCCCAGAAGACGACGCTGCTTCGCTCCGTCGTCAGCATGGCGCATGATCTGGGCCTTGCAGTTGTGACAGAGGGCGTGGAAAGCGAAACCGATGCACTTCAGCTTCGCCAGATGGGCTGCGAATATGTGCAGAGCTTCATGTTCGGCCAGCCGACCAGCCACGACGAGGCCACGCGCATGATCCGCGAACAGCTGGATGCGGCGGCGTGAATAAGGCAGTAGGGCAGTAGGGCAGTAGGGCAGTAGGGCAGTGAAGGATATGGTTTTGCGGTCATGCGCAACCAAAACATACACCCCCTACTCCCTTACTCCCCTAACATACTGCCTTACATCAAGCATGTCCGGCATCGGAAACGAGCCGTGACATATCGATCCCCATATGGAGCATCAGGCGGGAATATTTACCCTCGATGTCGCTGTCGAACAGCATGTCGAGCGGGGCATCGCAGGTGAGCCAGCCGTTTTCGGCCACTTCCATTTCAAGCTGACCCGGTGCCCAGCCCGAATAGCCCAGCGCCATCAGCGCCCGCTCCGGCCCTCCACCTCCATAGATGGCGCGCAGGATATCGACCGTCGCCGTCAGGCAAACATCGTCTGAAACCGGCATGGTGGAGTCGACCATGTAATCATCCGAATGCAGCACAAAGCCGCGCGTGCGATCCACCGGCCCGCCATTGCGCACCACCATATGCTGCGCCCGGTCGGGCAGGATAATCAGGTCTTCCTCGCCAATAACGCCGATCTGCCGCAAAAGATCGGGAAATTGCACCGGCTGTAGCTGGTTGATGATGAAGCCCATCGCGCCCTCGTCCGAATGAGCGCAGATATAAACCACCGAACGCGCAAATCGCTCGTCGCTCATTCCGGGCATGGCAAGCAGGAATTGCCCGTTTAAAAAACCCTGCTCCTGGCTCGGCTTCCTGTGCGTGGTCATAGTAATAAAGAAGGTAGCAAGACTCAGCAAAATGACAATGGCTTTCCATCGCGGGCGGCCGCTTTGGCGCGAATTATCCGGTTAGGCTATCTGTTGGACTTGAAGCGACCATTTTTTTATTCCATTTTCAGGGCATGAAAATCTGTACCTCTATTCTCGCTCCTTTCATACTGGCCGTACTGGCAATCCCTGCACAGGCTTCAACTTCCGCCTGGACCGAAACTCCGGGCGGGCGTGTGCGTGTTGTTATCGAAGGTGGCGATCCGGCAATCACCGGAAAACAGGAGGTGCGCGGGGCCTTGCAGATCGAACTTCGCCCCGGCTGGAAAACCTATTGGCGCAATCCCGGCGATGCCGGTGTGCCGCCGCAGATCAGCATTGAGGGCGATGCGAAGGCGCAAATTGCGTTCCCCGCGCCTGTACGCTTCGCCGGGGACGAGGAGGGCGGCATCGGCTACAAGAAGCCGGTTTCGCTGCCCGTCACCTTCCACATCGAGCCGGGGGGCAAGCGGCTGAAAGGTCATGCCTTCCTCGGCATGTGTGAAAATATCTGCGTGCCGGTGCTGGCCGAATTCGATTTTCCGCTGGATGCCGACAGGCAAAAATCATCATCGGAGAATCTCGCCGCACGCACCGTCGTCGAGACCGCCTTCGCACAACTGCCGGCACCTGCTTCACCCGATTTCGGTGTGAGCGCGGTCAAGCACGACAAGGATGAAGCCATCTTCGACGTCGCCCTGCCCGATCCCAATGCGCCTGCCGAGCTTTTCGTGGCAAGCGACACGGTCAATCTTTCCGCGCCGGTTTCCGTCGAGGATGGAAAAGCCAGCCAGCGTTTTATCGCCAAGATGCAGGGCAAGACGAAAGATGCCGTTATCGACTATACGATCGTGCAGAATGGCAAGGCAGTTTCCGGCCGGCTGGAACTGGACTGACAGGGGCACCACTCTCTTCTGAATTTTGATAACAGTCCGGCGTTTTAAAATTGTCCGGCGGTACTTTATGCGCTTAATTGTCGCCGTGCGTGCTTCGGCACGGCAAATCAAAAGTTTCGCACAAACAGCAGGCGGACCAGACGGCAATTTCCATCCGCCCTGCCCTTAGGAGAAAATCGATGACGATCAAAGTTGGCGACAGGCTGCCCGCAGCGACTTTCAAGGTAAAGACCGCAGACGGCGTCACGGAAATGACGACCGACGATGTCTTCAAAGGCAGGAAGGTGGTTCTCTTTGCGGTGCCGGGTGCATTTACGCCGACCTGTAGCCTGAACCACCTGCCGGGCTATCTTGAAAACCGCGATGCAATTCTCGCCAAGGGCGTGGACCAGATTGCAGTCGTTGCGGTGAACGACCCGTTTGTCATGGGCGCCTGGGCGCAGAGCACCGGCGGCGAGGGCAAGATTCTCTTCCTCGCCGATGGAAGCGCAACCTTCACCAAAGCAGCCGGTCTCGATATCGATCTTTCCGGTGGCGGCCTCGGTGTACGTTCCAAGCGCTATTCCGCCATCGTCGAAGACGGCGTGGTGAAATCTCTCAATATCGAAGAACAGCCGGGCCAGGCGGTCACGTCTGCCGCCTCAGCCCTTCTCGCACAGCTTTAAAAGTGAAAGGGGCGGCGAAAGCCGCCCTTACTATTTCACCTTCAACGTGCGGTGCCCGGCATATTTGAACGGCTCCATGCCAGCGCGGGCCAGTTCATCCGCACGTTCGTTTTCAGGGTGCCCGGCATGGCCCTTGATCCAATGCCAAGTGACCTTGTGGGCTTTTCGCGCCTCATCCAGCGCCTGCCAGAGTTCGGCATTCTTCACCGGCTTCTTGGCCGCCGTTTTCCAACCATTGCGCTTCCAGCCTTCGATCCAGCCGGAAATACCATCGCGCACATAGACGGAGTCGGTGTAGAGATCGACTTCGCAAGGCTCCTTCAGCGCCGAAAGTGCAGAAATCGCCGCCATCAGTTCCATGCGGTTATTGGTCGTTTCCGCCTCGCCGCCCTTCAGTTCCTTTTCATTGCCGTTCCACCGCAGCAATGCACCCCAGCCGCCGGGACCGGGATTGCCGGAACAGGCCCCGTCCGTATAGGCCTCGATGCGCTTCACGCCGCAACTCCCTGCATTTCAAGGCCATATTCGGCGCCGGATTCGATCTGGCGGTGAAAGCGCATCCGGCGCACATATTCCATCGGGTCTTTCTTCACCACGAAGCTTCCGGCTGGCACGGTGAGCCAGTCGTAAAGCCGCGTCAGCATGAAGCGAACCGCAGCCCCGCGCGCCAGAACCAGCAAGGCATTGGCTTCGGCCTCCGAGAGCGGGCGCACGGAAGTGTAACCACGCAGAAGGGCTGCGCCCTTGGTGCGGTTATAGGAAAAATCCTTTTCAAAACACCAGGCATTCAGGCAGACGGCGACGTCATAGGCCAGAATATCCGTGCAGGCGAAATAAAAGTCGATGAAGCCGGAAAGCCTGTCGCCCAGAAAAAAGGCATTATCCGGAAAAAGATCGGCATGGATCACGCCTTGCGGCAGATCGGCAGGCCAGTTCTTTTCGAGAAAATCGAGATCAGCCTCGGTTTCGGCGACCAATCCCCGCTCGACCGTATCGGCGCATTTACGCGAGAGGTTCCACAGCGGGCGCCAATCGGGCAGCGTCAGCCCGTTGCGGCGGCGCATGGGGAAATCCGCACCCGCCAGATGCATATGCGCCAGCCCCTCGCCCACCGCCTCGCAATGGGCGACGGTTGGCCTGCGCATCCACATGCCTTCGAGAAAAGTGACGATAGCCGCCGGGCGGCCGGCCAATTGGCCGATCATTGCGCCATCATTGCGCACCACCGGCTGCGGGCATTCCAGCCCCCGCTTGGCCAGATGCTGCATAAGGCCGAGGAAAAACGGCAGATCTTCACGATTGGTGCGCTTTTCATAAAGCGTCAGAATGAAGGAGCCGGAGCTCGTATGCAGAAGATAGTTGGAATTCTCCACACCTTCCGCGATCCCCTTATAGGAGGTCAGCGTGCCGATATCGTAATGCCGCAGGAATGCGCCAAGCTCGATCTCGTTAATATCCGTATAGACGGCCATGTCCCTTACTTCCCCTGCATAAGTTTGGAAATGCCGACCACGCGGTGCTCGCCATTGACGAATGCCATATCCTTCACCGTCAATTCCACATCGCGGATTTCGCGATTCACAAGGAAATTTTCGGTTTCAACCGTTGTTTCCGCCAGTTCGATCTTCACATCGAAGCGGGCTTTGAAGGCATCGATGATTTCATCCACGATGATTTCGGGCGCAGACGCGCCAGCCGAAAGGCCAACGACGGAAATATCGCCGATCTGCTCCCATTCTATATCCTCCGCGCGCTGCACCAGCATGGACATGCGCGCGCCCGCCTTTTCCGCCACCTCGACCAGACGCTTGGAATTGGAGGAATTCGGTGCACCGACAATCAGAAACAGATCGCAGCCCGGCGCCGCCGCACGCACAGCATCCTGCCGGTTGGTGGTGGCGTAGCAGATCGATTCCGCCGCCGGAGCCGCCAGATTGGGAAAGCGCGCCTGCAATTCCTTGATGATACCCGCCGTGTCATCCACCGACAGCGTGGTCTGCGTGACGAAGCCAAGATTGTCTTCATCATCGAAATGGCAGGTGTGCGCATCCTCGACGGTTTCAATCAGCGTGACCGCGCCATCCGGCAATTGCCCCATCGTGCCGATCACTTCCGGGTGGCCGGAATGGCCGATCAGGATGACATGGCGGCCAAGGCGCTGGTGGCGCATGGCCTGTTTGTGCACCTTGGAAACCAGTGGGCATGTCGCATCAAGATAAAAGAGGTTCTTGGCCTCCGCGTCCGCTGGCACGGATTTTGGCACACCATGGGCGGAAAACACCACCGGCTGGTTGCGGTGTGCCGCCGGGATTTCATCCAGTTCCTCGACGAAGATCGCGCCGCGGGCCTGAAGCCCCTCGACCACATAACGATTGTGCACGATCTCATGGCGTACATAAACCGGCGCACCATATTTTTTGAGCGCCAGGACGACAATCTGGATGGCCCGGTCCACACCTGCGCAAAAGCCGCGCGGGCCGCAAAGGCGGATCTCCAGAGGGGGGCGATGTTGGGTCATTATGGCGTACTCGTTTTCCAGTAGATGACGCAAAAAACGCAGGACGGACCTGTCATGCGATTTACGGCTTTTTTCCATGCACGGAGTTGGGCTGCAACGGGGCCGTTGTCAACCCCTGCCGCTTTTTCGATAGCGCCACAGCCATGTGCCGACAACCCCGATCAGCGCAAGCGCGAGGCCATACCAGGTGACGGCATATTGCAGATGATTGTTCGGAAAGTCGATGATGGTCACGCCACCGATGGGCAGGCCACCGGGATTGGGCGTGCTGTCGGCATCGACGAAGAATGGCACCACCCGGCCAAGGTCCGGCAGGCCGGCGCTTTCGGCCATCGCCGCCCAGTCCTTCCAGTAGAAGATATTTTTGGCGATATCATTATCCGGCACGAGAAAGGACGGCTTCACAGAAAGCGGATCGCGCGCAAGGCCTGTCACCTTTACCGGCCCTGCCGCAAGTTCGCCTGCCGGGCGGGTTGCCGGGTCTTTCTTCTCGTATGGCACGAAACCGCGATTGACCAGCACGAAGCGCCCGTCTTCCAGCATCAGCGGTGTATAGACATAAAAACCCGCTTCACCCTTGTAGGTTGCCAGGAAATGGCGCTCGCCCTGATGCAGGAATGTGCCGGAAACGGTCACGGGGCGATATTCCACCGTGCCTTCCTGCCGGTAGATTTTCTCCATCTCCGCAAGCGGCAGCGGCGGCTCGTGGATGCGCTGTTCGGTGGAGGCGATCAACGCCTCTTTCCACATCAGGCGCTCTACCTGCCAGGTGCCAAGCGAAAGCAGGATGACGAGCGCGATGCCGGAGGCAATAAGGACGCCCCACGGAAAACGGCGTGATGTTTGCTCCAGCGTCATTTGTTGCTGTCCAGACGCCCCTGCTCGGCCTTGTGGCGATGTTGCATATTGATGAGAATGCCCTTGATCCACCGCATGGCGACGAGGCTCAATATAATTGCAAGCGGCACCCATAAAATGAAATGTACCCAGAGCGGCGGGCCAATATTGACTTCCATCCAGAGTGCAAGGCCAACGACGATAAAGCCGATGATGAGGATGACGAAGGCGGCAGGACCATCGCCGGAATCGGCAAAGCCATAATCCAGACCGCAAGCCGTGCAGCGTGGCGCGACCGTCAGAAAGCCGTTGAACAGCTTCCCCTCGCCGCAGCGCGGGCAGCGCCCGGCAATGCCGCTCCTGATCGGATCGACCTGCGGATAGTGACCATGTTCCGGCATTGCGTTCTTCCTTCCTCTGAAGCAGTTCCGGCAGCGTGATTGCCGGGCTACCTGAAACGAGCAAAAGGCGGCCATGTTTCCACGGCCGCCCCGATCATCGGTTCAATGCCGGATCAACCGCCATGCATCGGCGCGCCCCAGCCGCCCCAGACATAGATGGCGAAGAAGAGGAACAGCCAGACGACGTCAACGAAGTGCCAATACCAGGCGGCAGCCTCAAAGCCGAAATGCTGCTTCGGCGTGAAATCCCCGCCGATTGCACGGAAGAGGCAGACGAGCAGGAAGATCGTGCCGATCAGCACATGGAAACCGTGGAATCCGGTCGCCATGAAGAAGGTTGCACCGTAGATGGAATCCTTGAATGCAAACGGGGCGTGGATATATTCATAAGCCTGCACGCAGGAGAATAACACACCAAGTGCCACCGTGATGGCCAGACCCGTAATCATGCCCTTGCGGTCATTATGCAAAAGCGCGTGATGCGCCCAGGTCAAGGTCGTGCCTGAGAGAAGCAGGATCACGGTGTTGTAGAGCGGCAGATGCAGCGGATCGAGAACCTCGATGCCCTTGGGCGGCCAGACACCGCCGGTGAATTCGGCGCGTGCGACCTGATGCACCTCGTTCGGGAAGAGGCTCGCATCGAAGAAGGCCCAGAACCATGCCACGAAGAACATGACCTCCGAGGCGATGAACATAATCATGCCATAGCGCAGATGCAGCGACACGACGCGGGTGTGGTGCCCTTCATGGCCTTCCTTGATCGTGTCCGACCACCAGCCGAACATGCAGTAAAGCACGATCGCAAGGCCAATGAAGAATATCCACGGCGTCACCACGTTGAGGCCGAAGAACGGCAGCTCGCCCGCATTGATGTAACGCATCCAGGCAATGCCGCCGATAGCGAGCACAAATGCGCCGACCGAGCTCAGAAACGGCCAAGGACTGGGCGCGATGATATGGTAATCGTGATTTTTCTGATGGACGTCCGCCATGTCTCTCCCCGTATTTCCCCTGAGGGGCTCCTCTCTCGCACTTCCTGCCTGAAGCGTGAAACGCATTCCCGGCAGATCCGTCATTCCTTGCAGCCCGGCACACCCGGGCCGCATCCTTCCATGTACAAGCGGTTCTGTCCAAAGAATAAAACCGCTTCATTCATTTGTCATTGCGCCATCATCTGCCGCAATTCCAACCCGGTTTCCCTCAGCCGCCGTTGCGGGTGCTGCCCACTGCCTTCGCGTTCACCACCGGCTTCGGCTTATCAATCGGGAAGAAAGTATAGGACAGCGTGATCGTCTTCACATCCTTCAGGTCCGGGTCATTCACGAATTCCGGGTCCACGAAGAAAACGACCGGCAGTTCAAGGTCTTCACCCGGCTTCAACGTGTTATCGGTAAAGCAGAAGCACTCGACCTTGTTGAAATAGGCCCCGGCCCGGCCCGGCGCGACATTGAAGCTTGCGCGGCCATAGGTTTCCTCGCCGAACAGATTATGCGCCTCATATTTTATCATCGTGGTTTCGCCGATACGCACCGTCACCTCGCGCTGCATGGGCTTGAAATCCCATGGTAGGCCATTTGCGATGTTGGCATCGAAACGCACTTTGATCGTCTTGTCGAGAATGGTGTCGGAATATTGCTCCACACGCTGCGTGGTGCCGCCATAGCCTGTCACCTGACAGAAGATGCGGTAGAGCGGCACGGAAGCATAGGCCGCACCGATCATGCAGACGAAGAAGGACAGGCACGCGACGGCGATCGTCGCATTGGAGCGCCGCTGCTTCTTCTCGTTCTCCCCCTGATCCGTCATCCTCTCCTCCCGAATATTGTCAGATCGGCCGCATGAACACGCCGGCGCCCATCTTGGCCAGCGTGCCGATGTAAACCAGAAGCACGAAAAGCGCGAGCGCGATGGCAAGGCCCCATGAACGGTTGCGCTGGGCCTTTTTCTGTTGCTCGGTCGGGACGACCAGCTCCAGTTTCTCATGCACCGGCTTGTGTGCAGTCTTGTCCATCAAAATACTCCAAAGGCCGCGAGCAGCTTGAACGTCAGCGCCTCGAAGAGCAGCACAGCGAAAATACCCGCAAGGTAAAGCAGCGAAAAACGGAACAGCTTGCGCGCCGCAGCCAGCATCTGCGGCTGCGAATCCGCAGCCCACAGGCGCCAGGCATAATAGACGAAGGCAAGCCCCAGAAGCGTGGACACCACACCATAGAACATGCCCGCAAAACCCATGACCCACGGCAGAACACCGACCGGCGCCATGAGAACGGCATAGAACAGGGCCTGACGGCGGGTCGAAAGCTCACCCTTCACATTAGGCATCATCGGAATGCGCGCGGCTTCATAATCATTCGTTGTGAACAGCGACAGCGCCCAGAAATGCGGCGGGGTCCACAGGAAGATAATCATGAACAGAACAAGACTGTCCCAGGTGATTTCACCCGTCGCGGCAGCCCATCCAATCATGGGCGGAAAGGCGCCGGCAGCACCGCCAATGACGATGTTCTGCGGTGTCGACCGCTTTAGCCACATCGTATAGATGACGGCATAAAAGAAGATGGTGAAAGCCAGAAGGGCCGCTGCCAGCCAGTTGACCATGAGGCCGAGCGTCATGACCGAGAAGGCGGAAAGGGTGAGGCCGAAGGCCAGAACCTGATTGGGGGCGATGATGCCAGCGGGAATAGGACGCTTGCGCGTGCGCTTCATCACCGCGTCGATATCGGCATCGTACCACATATTGAGCGCGCCCGACGCGCCCGCGCCGACCGCAATGCAAAGGATGCTGATTACGGCCAGAACCGGGTTCATATGCCCCGGTGCGAGCACAAGCCCGACCAGCCCCGTGAAGACCACAAGCGACATCACGCGGGGCTTCAGAAGAACGAGATAATCCCGCGCCGTCGCCTCGGAGAGAGCGAAGGCATCCTCGGAAGCCGTGTTTTTTTCCACCAGAGACATTTTAACTTCAAAAACCTCGAATTCACCGGCCCGACTGCGTGTCCCTACTCACGCATCGGCAACCACCACGAACATACCTCCCGGAAACCATACTGTTCCCGCCAAAAATGCCGTGCCGGATTGCCGACTCATCGTTTGCCGGCGGCGGGGCGAAACAGAATGCCGCCCGCACTTAGCACATTTGCAGGCGGGGGCGAAGTTTTTTGAGATCTCCGCCCCTCGCACAATTACTTGATGCGCGGGAGCTGTTCCCACTGGTGGAACGGCGGCGGCGAAGAAAGCTGCCATTCCAGCGTGGTCGCGCCATCGCCCCACGGATTTGCACCCGCTTCACGCTTCTTCGCGAACGCCTCGAAGACGTTATAGAGGAAGATCAGCACGGCAAAGCCTGAAATGTAGGAGCCATATGACGAAATCATGTTCCAGCCGGCATAAGCATCCGGATAGTCGATGTAACGGCGCGGCATGCCCGCGAGACCCAGGAAGTGCTGCGGGAAGAAGACCAGGTTCACACCGACGAACGTGACCCAGAAATGCAGCTTTGCGGTGAACTCGTTATACATGTAGCCGCTCATCTTCGGGAACCAGTAGTACCAGCCCGCAAAGATCGCGAAGACAGCGCCAAGCGACAGCACATAGTGGAAGTGCGCCACCACATAATAGGTATCGTGCAATGCACGGTCGAGACCGGCATTTGCAAGCTGCACACCCGTCACACCGCCGATGGTGAACAGGAAGATGAAGCCGATAGCCCAGAGCATGGGCGCGCGGAAGGAAATCGAGCCACCCCACATCGTCGCGATCCACGAGAAGATCTTGATGCCTGTCGGGACCGCGATGACCATCGTGGCGAAGACGAAGTAGCGCTGTGTATCGAGCGAAAGGCCGACCGTGTACATGTGGTGGGCCCAGACGACAAAGCCGACGACACCGATTGCCACCATGGCGTAAGCCATGCCGAGATAACCGAAGATCGGCTTGCGCGAGAAGGTGGAGACCACATGGCTGACGATGCCGAAGCCCGGCTGGATCAGGATATAGACTTCCGGATGGCCGAAGAACCAGAACAGGTGCTGGTAGAGGATCGGGTCGCCGCCGCCATCAGGCGCGAAGAAGGTCGTGCCGAAATTGCGGTCGGTAAGCAGCATGGTGATACCACCTGCGAGAACCGGAAGCGACAGGAGCAGCAGGAACGCCGTAACCAGAACGGCCCAGGCGAAGAGCGGCATCTTGTGCAGCGTCATGCCCGGCGCGCGCATGTTCAGGATCGTCGTAATGAAGTTGATCGCGCCGAGGATCGACGAGGCACCGGAAATGTGGATGGCCAGAATGGCGAAATCCACCGCCGGGCCGGGCTGGCCGGAGGTCGAGAACGGCGGATAGAGCGTCCAGCCGCCGCCGGGGCCCCAGCCACCTGCCGGACCGGGCATGAACAGCGAGATCAGCAGCAGCGTCAGCGCGGGCGGCAGCAGCCAGAAGGAAATATTGTTCATGCGTGGGAACGCCATGTCCGGCGCGCCGATCATGAGCGGCACCATCCAGTTGGCGAAACCGCCGATCAGCGCAGGCATGACCATGAAGAAGATCATGACGAGCGCGTGCGCGGAGGTGAACACGTTGAACATGTGCTTGCCGGCATCAAGGGCGGCATCGCCTTCAACACCGTAAACCATCTGCGCCAGACCATGGAAAATCTGGATGCCCGGCTCCTGGAGTTCGGCACGCATCGCGATGGAAAGCGCGCCGCCGATGGTGCCGGCGATGATTGCAAAAATCAGGTACAGGGTACCGATGTCTTTATGATTGGTCGAGTATACCCAACGAACCCAGCCATGCGGCTTGTGGTCGTCGTGGGCACCATGCTCGTGAGCTGCTGTGCCAGCCATGGAATTCGCTCCCGTTTTTCAAGTCTTGCTGCGGCATCGGCCCGGAAACCGGATAGGCTTCGCAAAGCCCGGTGCGCAGGTCTAATGCTCAGAACGCCATTGCGCGCATCAGACGGCGCGCGGCGCTCCAGCGGGATTTACAGCCCCGCCGCAGCCACCTTATCGTTCGCACTGCCTTCGCCTTCAGCCTGCAGAAGAGCCTTGTTTGCCCCCGGCAGATCCGTCGCGGCCGCTGACAGCCAGTTCTGATACTGGTCCTTTGAAACGACGCGGACGGCGATCGGCATGAAACCGTGATCCTTGCCGCAAAGCTCCGAGCACTGGCCGTAATAGAGGCCTTCCTTATCGGCCTTGAACCAGGTTTCGTTGATGCGGCCCGGAACGGCATCCATCTTCACGCCAAATGCGGGAATAGTCCAGGAATGGATCACGTCGGAGGCTGTCACCAGCAGACGGACCGTCTCGCCGACCGGAACAACGACTTCATTGTCCACCGTCAGGAGGCGGGGATAACGGGCGCGGTCTTCCTTGCCGGCAGCAGCACGGTCGTCATCCTTCAGGATGACCGAATCGAAGCTTACCGG
Protein-coding regions in this window:
- the rnhA gene encoding ribonuclease HI; the protein is MKRIEAYTDGACSGNPGPGGWGALLRWNGNEKELKGGEAETTNNRMELMAAISALSALKEPCEVDLYTDSVYVRDGISGWIEGWKRNGWKTAAKKPVKNAELWQALDEARKAHKVTWHWIKGHAGHPENERADELARAGMEPFKYAGHRTLKVK
- a CDS encoding DUF983 domain-containing protein is translated as MPEHGHYPQVDPIRSGIAGRCPRCGEGKLFNGFLTVAPRCTACGLDYGFADSGDGPAAFVILIIGFIVVGLALWMEVNIGPPLWVHFILWVPLAIILSLVAMRWIKGILINMQHRHKAEQGRLDSNK
- a CDS encoding heme o synthase, with amino-acid sequence MSLVEKNTASEDAFALSEATARDYLVLLKPRVMSLVVFTGLVGLVLAPGHMNPVLAVISILCIAVGAGASGALNMWYDADIDAVMKRTRKRPIPAGIIAPNQVLAFGLTLSAFSVMTLGLMVNWLAAALLAFTIFFYAVIYTMWLKRSTPQNIVIGGAAGAFPPMIGWAAATGEITWDSLVLFMIIFLWTPPHFWALSLFTTNDYEAARIPMMPNVKGELSTRRQALFYAVLMAPVGVLPWVMGFAGMFYGVVSTLLGLAFVYYAWRLWAADSQPQMLAAARKLFRFSLLYLAGIFAVLLFEALTFKLLAAFGVF
- a CDS encoding peroxiredoxin, which produces MTIKVGDRLPAATFKVKTADGVTEMTTDDVFKGRKVVLFAVPGAFTPTCSLNHLPGYLENRDAILAKGVDQIAVVAVNDPFVMGAWAQSTGGEGKILFLADGSATFTKAAGLDIDLSGGGLGVRSKRYSAIVEDGVVKSLNIEEQPGQAVTSAASALLAQL
- a CDS encoding cytochrome c oxidase subunit 3; protein product: MADVHQKNHDYHIIAPSPWPFLSSVGAFVLAIGGIAWMRYINAGELPFFGLNVVTPWIFFIGLAIVLYCMFGWWSDTIKEGHEGHHTRVVSLHLRYGMIMFIASEVMFFVAWFWAFFDASLFPNEVHQVARAEFTGGVWPPKGIEVLDPLHLPLYNTVILLLSGTTLTWAHHALLHNDRKGMITGLAITVALGVLFSCVQAYEYIHAPFAFKDSIYGATFFMATGFHGFHVLIGTIFLLVCLFRAIGGDFTPKQHFGFEAAAWYWHFVDVVWLFLFFAIYVWGGWGAPMHGG
- a CDS encoding protein-disulfide reductase DsbD domain-containing protein codes for the protein MKICTSILAPFILAVLAIPAQASTSAWTETPGGRVRVVIEGGDPAITGKQEVRGALQIELRPGWKTYWRNPGDAGVPPQISIEGDAKAQIAFPAPVRFAGDEEGGIGYKKPVSLPVTFHIEPGGKRLKGHAFLGMCENICVPVLAEFDFPLDADRQKSSSENLAARTVVETAFAQLPAPASPDFGVSAVKHDKDEAIFDVALPDPNAPAELFVASDTVNLSAPVSVEDGKASQRFIAKMQGKTKDAVIDYTIVQNGKAVSGRLELD
- a CDS encoding YqgE/AlgH family protein, which codes for MTTHRKPSQEQGFLNGQFLLAMPGMSDERFARSVVYICAHSDEGAMGFIINQLQPVQFPDLLRQIGVIGEEDLIILPDRAQHMVVRNGGPVDRTRGFVLHSDDYMVDSTMPVSDDVCLTATVDILRAIYGGGGPERALMALGYSGWAPGQLEMEVAENGWLTCDAPLDMLFDSDIEGKYSRLMLHMGIDMSRLVSDAGHA
- a CDS encoding SURF1 family protein, with protein sequence MTLEQTSRRFPWGVLIASGIALVILLSLGTWQVERLMWKEALIASTEQRIHEPPLPLAEMEKIYRQEGTVEYRPVTVSGTFLHQGERHFLATYKGEAGFYVYTPLMLEDGRFVLVNRGFVPYEKKDPATRPAGELAAGPVKVTGLARDPLSVKPSFLVPDNDIAKNIFYWKDWAAMAESAGLPDLGRVVPFFVDADSTPNPGGLPIGGVTIIDFPNNHLQYAVTWYGLALALIGVVGTWLWRYRKSGRG
- the ispH gene encoding 4-hydroxy-3-methylbut-2-enyl diphosphate reductase, translating into MTQHRPPLEIRLCGPRGFCAGVDRAIQIVVLALKKYGAPVYVRHEIVHNRYVVEGLQARGAIFVEELDEIPAAHRNQPVVFSAHGVPKSVPADAEAKNLFYLDATCPLVSKVHKQAMRHQRLGRHVILIGHSGHPEVIGTMGQLPDGAVTLIETVEDAHTCHFDDEDNLGFVTQTTLSVDDTAGIIKELQARFPNLAAPAAESICYATTNRQDAVRAAAPGCDLFLIVGAPNSSNSKRLVEVAEKAGARMSMLVQRAEDIEWEQIGDISVVGLSAGASAPEIIVDEIIDAFKARFDVKIELAETTVETENFLVNREIRDVELTVKDMAFVNGEHRVVGISKLMQGK
- a CDS encoding cytochrome c oxidase assembly protein; translated protein: MTDQGENEKKQRRSNATIAVACLSFFVCMIGAAYASVPLYRIFCQVTGYGGTTQRVEQYSDTILDKTIKVRFDANIANGLPWDFKPMQREVTVRIGETTMIKYEAHNLFGEETYGRASFNVAPGRAGAYFNKVECFCFTDNTLKPGEDLELPVVFFVDPEFVNDPDLKDVKTITLSYTFFPIDKPKPVVNAKAVGSTRNGG
- a CDS encoding homoserine kinase; translation: MAVYTDINEIELGAFLRHYDIGTLTSYKGIAEGVENSNYLLHTSSGSFILTLYEKRTNREDLPFFLGLMQHLAKRGLECPQPVVRNDGAMIGQLAGRPAAIVTFLEGMWMRRPTVAHCEAVGEGLAHMHLAGADFPMRRRNGLTLPDWRPLWNLSRKCADTVERGLVAETEADLDFLEKNWPADLPQGVIHADLFPDNAFFLGDRLSGFIDFYFACTDILAYDVAVCLNAWCFEKDFSYNRTKGAALLRGYTSVRPLSEAEANALLVLARGAAVRFMLTRLYDWLTVPAGSFVVKKDPMEYVRRMRFHRQIESGAEYGLEMQGVAA